In bacterium, one DNA window encodes the following:
- the rpsR gene encoding 30S ribosomal protein S18, which translates to MKKKIKKKTPWIKVKRKYCLFCQEKIKEISFLDYEIIRKELSESGKILSRRITKTCAKHQRMMARAIKQARQLALLSYTSK; encoded by the coding sequence ATGAAGAAAAAGATAAAGAAAAAGACGCCGTGGATAAAGGTAAAGAGAAAATATTGCCTCTTTTGTCAGGAAAAAATAAAAGAAATATCATTTCTTGATTATGAAATTATTAGAAAGGAGCTTTCCGAGAGTGGAAAGATTCTCTCCAGAAGGATTACAAAAACCTGTGCCAAACACCAAAGAATGATGGCAAGGGCAATTAAACAAGCAAGGCAGTTAGCCCTTCTTTCCTATACATCAAAATGA